A single region of the Planctomycetota bacterium genome encodes:
- a CDS encoding LapA family protein produces the protein MKFQLIIILVMALIVVLFTFQNPHPVPMHFVGWGTRDFPVIGVVLISVIAGVILSVLWGLISNSKLKEEIFNLKRKLHKVQAPPVNPEEEEPPDFMK, from the coding sequence ATGAAATTTCAACTAATTATTATCCTGGTAATGGCGTTGATTGTAGTCCTTTTTACCTTCCAAAACCCGCATCCGGTTCCCATGCACTTTGTCGGCTGGGGAACCAGGGATTTCCCGGTAATAGGCGTAGTCTTGATTTCGGTCATTGCCGGAGTGATACTGTCTGTTTTATGGGGATTAATCAGCAATAGCAAGTTAAAAGAAGAGATTTTTAATTTAAAGAGGAAGTTACATAAGGTTCAAGCCCCACCGGTTAATCCGGAGGAAGAGGAACCGCCTGATTTCATGAAATAA
- the feoB gene encoding ferrous iron transport protein B: MNITAIEEKPVMFLGNVSVGKTTLFNLLCKKTACVSNYPGTLVEIGRGYFSENGKNIMLIDTPGINNINPESEEEIISRNLLLLEQPQSIALIGDGKNLRRTLLLALQLSEYRLPILLNLNMMDEIAQRGIQINKELLSSMLGVDVTSTTATKEDGVFAFRRKLLNARVPHLLVKYNSEIESALERISGVLADSFHSIPADVKKSLRAIGTLLLSGDNGILNYIREKWGHEVSEQVSLIIKNTQKVFTRPLNLIISETRLRMVDEIAQKTQVVSTPRKTFWSERIGEWTRQVHTGIPIAVGMLFLMYLFVGCFGAQLLVGLVEGELFGHIIIPFLQKIVYGLPLFVQDAFIGKFGLISMGLTALIGIVVPVLATFFFAFGILEDLGYIPRLSILLDRILKKIGLHGKGIIPFILGINCVTTGILTTRILETKKEKFIATLLIVGLPCAPLFAVMLAIFASVSFWVPFVVFWIIIGLKIITGIIADKVIKGEQSDFIMEIPPIRLPDFKKVLIKSFSRTKDFVIEAFPYFIMAVFIAFLLDSIGLLALIEHLGAPVVRDILGLPAQATEMFIMSVMRREAGAAMLKHLFDSGGVGTIQLIVCILVMTFLIPCLNTLLVIAKQYGVKTCLIILGIMVPYAILVGAAVNWGSRLMGIH; this comes from the coding sequence ATGAATATTACAGCTATAGAAGAAAAACCAGTGATGTTTCTGGGTAATGTAAGTGTCGGTAAAACCACTCTTTTTAACCTGCTGTGCAAAAAAACAGCCTGTGTAAGTAATTATCCCGGAACACTGGTGGAAATCGGGCGCGGGTATTTTTCAGAAAACGGGAAAAACATAATGTTAATTGACACGCCGGGGATTAACAATATCAATCCTGAGTCTGAAGAGGAGATTATATCGCGCAACCTTTTGCTTTTGGAACAACCCCAATCTATAGCCCTGATAGGCGACGGTAAGAATTTACGCCGCACTTTGCTGTTGGCTTTGCAATTAAGCGAATACCGGCTACCCATTTTGCTTAACCTGAATATGATGGATGAAATAGCCCAGCGGGGGATACAAATCAATAAGGAGCTATTATCTTCAATGTTAGGGGTCGATGTTACCTCGACTACCGCGACCAAAGAAGACGGCGTTTTTGCGTTCCGCAGAAAATTGCTCAACGCCAGGGTGCCGCATTTGTTGGTTAAGTATAATAGCGAGATAGAATCAGCGCTGGAGCGGATTTCCGGGGTTTTAGCTGATTCGTTCCATTCCATTCCGGCAGATGTGAAAAAATCATTGAGAGCAATCGGCACATTATTGCTCAGCGGTGATAACGGCATATTAAATTATATCCGTGAGAAATGGGGGCATGAAGTATCGGAACAGGTTAGCTTAATTATTAAAAATACCCAAAAAGTGTTTACCAGGCCGTTAAACCTGATTATATCCGAAACGCGATTGCGGATGGTTGACGAAATAGCCCAAAAAACCCAGGTGGTTTCTACGCCCCGTAAAACATTCTGGTCGGAACGTATCGGGGAATGGACGCGGCAGGTGCATACCGGCATCCCTATTGCAGTGGGAATGTTGTTTCTCATGTATCTTTTCGTGGGGTGTTTTGGCGCACAATTACTTGTCGGATTGGTTGAAGGGGAATTATTCGGACATATTATCATTCCTTTCCTGCAAAAGATAGTTTACGGATTACCGTTATTTGTACAGGATGCTTTTATCGGAAAATTCGGGTTAATTAGTATGGGATTAACGGCTCTTATAGGGATTGTCGTTCCTGTTTTGGCGACGTTTTTCTTTGCCTTCGGGATACTGGAAGACCTCGGTTATATCCCGCGCCTTTCCATATTGCTCGACAGGATTCTTAAGAAAATCGGCCTGCACGGAAAAGGCATTATTCCTTTTATTCTGGGTATTAACTGCGTTACCACAGGGATTCTTACTACGCGCATCCTGGAAACTAAAAAGGAAAAATTTATTGCGACTCTTTTGATAGTGGGGTTGCCCTGTGCGCCTCTTTTTGCCGTAATGCTGGCTATATTCGCGTCGGTTTCATTCTGGGTGCCGTTCGTTGTTTTCTGGATTATTATTGGATTGAAAATTATAACCGGTATTATTGCTGATAAGGTTATTAAGGGAGAGCAATCTGATTTTATCATGGAAATTCCGCCGATTAGATTGCCTGATTTCAAGAAAGTATTAATTAAAAGCTTCAGCAGAACCAAGGATTTTGTCATTGAAGCTTTTCCTTATTTCATCATGGCTGTTTTTATTGCATTCCTTCTGGATTCGATTGGGCTACTTGCATTAATTGAGCACCTTGGTGCGCCGGTAGTCAGGGACATTCTGGGTTTGCCGGCACAGGCAACCGAGATGTTTATTATGTCGGTAATGAGGCGTGAGGCTGGCGCGGCAATGCTGAAGCATCTTTTTGACAGCGGGGGAGTCGGGACGATCCAGCTAATCGTCTGTATATTAGTAATGACTTTTTTAATCCCATGCCTTAACACCTTGCTGGTAATTGCCAAGCAATATGGGGTTAAAACGTGCTTGATTATCCTGGGCATTATGGTCCCTTATGCCATTTTGGTGGGAGCAGCCGTGAACTGGGGATCCCGGCTTATGGGAATACATTAA
- a CDS encoding trypsin-like peptidase domain-containing protein → MKTNSVVWVMVSIIAVGLILLWLVLFRSLWTDEPAKIGSVNLWNNSSWSGQPVINPTPLKPDAVTGPTPRIIAWQTGNVINSIRPAVVGIAVGNTGQPPPWQQGWKVFTPTGKWSVGSGAIVSPQGYIITNYHVIASGGQIAVSVFSNDTYQEYPAQLIDGNANNDLALLKISSAQPLPSVPIGNSDKVQTGDQVIAIGNPFGLSQTVTKGIISAKRKKLMIGNLNMYNLLQTDVPINPGNSGGVLCNLKGEVIGVNVAIYSPVESVYTGVSFAIPINKAKMLYGKYMDLTTQPVKYQLLSGKSPGYGQPAAVGVNNPVPFNAANPERIPANQQRIMPSPGEGIEELAWLGIDLVPAADVGLGVEVDEIEGISPMEAGLQAGDIIQGINGSPIVDLYAVKEIIKEIPLKKGQSVVMQVFRPRTTQNIFINFRLQDWDIKGR, encoded by the coding sequence ATGAAAACAAATTCAGTAGTATGGGTCATGGTTTCGATTATCGCGGTCGGATTGATTTTACTGTGGCTCGTTTTATTCCGAAGCCTCTGGACAGATGAGCCGGCTAAAATAGGCAGCGTTAATTTATGGAATAATAGCAGTTGGTCAGGGCAGCCCGTGATTAACCCTACTCCTTTAAAACCAGATGCAGTGACCGGCCCGACCCCGCGGATTATTGCCTGGCAGACGGGAAATGTTATTAACAGTATCAGGCCGGCGGTAGTCGGTATAGCCGTGGGGAATACCGGACAGCCGCCCCCCTGGCAGCAAGGCTGGAAGGTGTTTACGCCTACCGGTAAGTGGAGTGTCGGCAGCGGCGCAATCGTCAGTCCCCAGGGATATATTATTACCAATTATCACGTTATTGCTTCGGGCGGACAGATTGCGGTTTCCGTATTCTCAAATGATACTTACCAGGAATATCCGGCACAGCTTATTGACGGCAATGCCAATAACGATTTAGCGCTTCTTAAGATTAGTTCCGCCCAGCCATTACCGTCTGTTCCGATAGGCAATTCGGATAAAGTGCAGACCGGCGACCAGGTCATTGCCATCGGTAATCCCTTTGGATTAAGCCAGACCGTGACCAAGGGTATCATCAGCGCCAAGCGGAAAAAACTAATGATTGGCAACCTTAATATGTATAACCTGCTTCAAACCGATGTCCCGATTAATCCGGGCAATAGCGGAGGTGTATTATGCAATTTAAAAGGCGAGGTCATCGGTGTTAATGTAGCGATTTATTCTCCGGTAGAATCGGTTTATACCGGTGTGAGTTTTGCCATACCCATTAATAAGGCAAAGATGCTTTATGGCAAGTATATGGATTTGACCACTCAACCGGTGAAATATCAGCTTCTGAGCGGCAAGTCGCCGGGATACGGGCAGCCTGCCGCCGTAGGTGTAAACAATCCTGTTCCGTTTAATGCGGCTAATCCGGAACGCATTCCGGCTAATCAGCAGCGGATTATGCCCTCACCGGGAGAAGGCATTGAAGAGCTTGCCTGGCTGGGTATTGACCTGGTGCCGGCAGCTGATGTTGGTTTGGGGGTAGAGGTAGATGAAATAGAAGGAATTTCACCTATGGAGGCAGGGCTGCAAGCCGGCGACATTATTCAAGGAATTAATGGGTCACCTATAGTTGATCTCTACGCCGTTAAGGAGATAATCAAAGAGATTCCTCTCAAAAAAGGACAGTCGGTTGTCATGCAAGTCTTTCGCCCGCGGACGACCCAGAATATATTTATCAATTTCCGCTTGCAGGACTGGGATATTAAGGGAAGATGA
- a CDS encoding cation transporter, with product MSNICLEVKTCSTRLMIFSVIASLVLSVIKGGIGILGKSEALVADGLYSFYQGFICARSLITKRDIEPDKDSNRFPLLTTGQIWFVSSVVGLILILGVFDVFVFSIIRLIKAASGWIVDPSPYAFYVASFSSTVNYIFSCYSNCAVQQTAVKNIAELNHSFRLSVLISMIALVGIGLSRWAWLGGDAFAAMVIVVLIVKPVFGLFQKYQGDRLNTTSMGTNIT from the coding sequence ATGAGTAATATATGTCTCGAAGTTAAAACCTGTTCAACAAGGTTAATGATTTTTTCGGTAATAGCCAGCCTTGTTTTGAGTGTCATTAAAGGCGGAATTGGCATTCTCGGCAAAAGCGAGGCGCTGGTGGCAGACGGGTTATATTCATTTTACCAGGGTTTTATTTGTGCCCGGTCTCTTATAACCAAAAGAGATATAGAGCCGGATAAAGATAGTAACCGGTTCCCATTGCTGACTACCGGCCAGATATGGTTTGTAAGTAGCGTGGTAGGTTTGATTCTTATATTAGGCGTATTTGACGTATTTGTTTTTTCTATAATAAGATTAATTAAAGCCGCAAGCGGTTGGATAGTTGACCCAAGCCCGTATGCGTTTTATGTGGCGTCTTTTTCTAGTACTGTTAATTATATCTTTTCATGTTACAGCAATTGTGCGGTTCAGCAAACCGCGGTGAAAAATATAGCGGAGTTAAACCATAGCTTTCGGTTATCAGTCCTTATTTCTATGATTGCGCTGGTCGGTATCGGGTTAAGCCGCTGGGCATGGCTTGGCGGGGATGCCTTTGCCGCCATGGTCATTGTCGTATTGATTGTTAAACCGGTTTTTGGATTATTCCAGAAATACCAAGGCGATAGATTAAATACGACTTCTATGGGTACTAATATTACTTAG
- a CDS encoding zinc ribbon domain-containing protein — translation MSLVKCVQCGHDISDRALTCPRCGDPRRLAGNPEPRFGGNMVKEPVITCPNGAEDTKLHEVSLKHQGAVTETPNIARRILAEETEYVEHEAKTAKIWCLLGIIGGLGIIGGAIWIMIYTRNAVIDLSFLTKLLGRNIDIKYLGEILSIGLWGVALATIVHGIWWLRRMNRLQPVIASLRNIRDKMQK, via the coding sequence ATGTCATTAGTCAAGTGTGTACAATGCGGCCACGATATTTCGGACCGCGCTTTAACCTGCCCAAGATGCGGTGACCCAAGGCGCTTAGCCGGCAATCCTGAACCGCGTTTTGGCGGTAATATGGTTAAAGAACCGGTTATTACCTGCCCAAACGGTGCGGAGGATACTAAGCTTCATGAGGTATCATTAAAACATCAGGGGGCAGTAACGGAAACGCCTAATATTGCCAGGAGGATTCTCGCTGAAGAAACTGAGTATGTGGAGCACGAGGCAAAAACGGCGAAAATCTGGTGTTTGCTGGGGATTATTGGCGGTCTGGGTATCATTGGCGGTGCTATCTGGATAATGATTTATACCCGAAATGCTGTTATTGACCTGAGCTTTCTTACTAAGCTCTTGGGCAGGAATATAGATATAAAATATCTGGGTGAAATATTGTCAATTGGGTTATGGGGTGTGGCATTAGCAACCATAGTGCATGGTATCTGGTGGCTACGGCGGATGAATCGCCTTCAGCCGGTTATTGCGAGTCTCAGGAATATTCGGGATAAGATGCAGAAATAA
- a CDS encoding metal-dependent transcriptional regulator — MTTRDADEALERIWTYGEECEHRLSVIKKKAHATITPSVLNQLEEENLIAYSGDDVLLTRDGKRYAAGIIRRHRLAERMLVDILNMDIDVIEPRACEFEHVIIDEVVDSICTLLGHPKECPHGLPIPEGKCCHETRNTVKNSIMPLDKLDIGEKAKIAYISTNRNHGRLSKLISFGVTPGRRVQVNQKFPSFVIKCDQSELSMEKEFAKEIFVWRENYE; from the coding sequence ATGACGACGCGTGATGCGGATGAGGCCTTGGAAAGAATATGGACTTATGGTGAAGAATGCGAGCACCGTTTAAGCGTGATAAAGAAAAAGGCACACGCGACCATTACCCCCTCAGTCTTAAATCAGCTGGAAGAGGAGAACTTGATTGCCTACAGCGGTGATGATGTCTTGTTGACCCGCGATGGCAAGCGCTATGCCGCAGGAATTATCAGGCGCCACCGTTTAGCGGAAAGGATGCTTGTGGATATATTAAATATGGATATTGACGTAATTGAACCGCGGGCTTGCGAATTTGAGCATGTGATTATTGATGAAGTGGTTGATAGCATTTGCACCTTGTTAGGTCACCCGAAGGAGTGCCCCCATGGATTACCTATACCCGAAGGAAAATGCTGCCATGAAACCAGAAATACGGTGAAAAACAGCATTATGCCGTTAGACAAACTGGATATCGGAGAGAAGGCTAAAATCGCCTATATTTCCACCAACAGAAATCACGGCAGGCTGTCTAAATTAATATCTTTTGGTGTTACGCCTGGAAGGAGAGTGCAGGTTAACCAGAAATTCCCGAGCTTTGTAATAAAATGCGACCAAAGCGAGCTCTCGATGGAAAAGGAGTTTGCAAAAGAAATATTCGTATGGAGGGAGAATTATGAATGA
- a CDS encoding chromate transporter — protein MYTLLLLGWVFLKVGFFCWGGGIVIIPLAEEEVVFKYGWLTPTEFVDAVTLGQVSPGPVVISTTFIGYKVAGLLGAIVATVSVILPGFILMCLATQAVTAFRNNRYMSAFFHGARAAVIAMIFQAALSIGNTALVDVKAVFIAVISLVLLTRYKLSPIWLIFVVLGIGIIT, from the coding sequence ATGTATACGTTACTTTTGCTTGGTTGGGTATTTCTGAAGGTTGGATTCTTCTGCTGGGGCGGAGGCATTGTAATCATCCCCTTGGCAGAAGAAGAAGTCGTTTTCAAATATGGCTGGTTGACTCCGACTGAATTCGTTGATGCAGTGACATTAGGCCAGGTATCGCCTGGGCCGGTGGTTATTTCCACCACTTTTATCGGCTATAAAGTTGCCGGTTTATTAGGCGCGATTGTTGCTACAGTAAGTGTAATATTGCCGGGTTTTATTCTGATGTGTTTGGCTACCCAGGCAGTAACCGCGTTCAGGAATAACCGTTACATGAGCGCCTTTTTCCATGGTGCCCGGGCAGCCGTTATCGCCATGATTTTCCAAGCAGCCTTAAGTATTGGTAACACTGCTCTGGTTGATGTCAAAGCGGTTTTTATCGCTGTAATCAGCTTGGTGTTGCTGACACGATATAAATTAAGCCCCATCTGGCTGATATTTGTGGTGCTAGGTATAGGAATTATAACTTAA
- a CDS encoding cation transporter has protein sequence MTTLSNVNGNEKCAGCARSVMMISALANVVMAFVKGFVGFMTGSKVLLADALHSGADIICGFFSILSSWTSGKQSDQKHPYGYGKIEFFVGIVVGLVLIFAAANIFIPSFKAFFLTPPVTVHAPPFIALWVALLSIYANIVVSQLTLCAAKRVNSPALDAISADNRSDAYSSVPVALAIMGAQLGFPQLDSIGAIFVSIIILKIAVTLVIKNYRGLMDAAAQPQEVQNISKIVKSLPEVKDIGYLKTRLTGRNIWVDLQVLVDGKKTVSEADLICTRIRSALIQKINTIGNVQVTLKPV, from the coding sequence ATGACAACTTTAAGTAATGTAAACGGGAATGAAAAATGCGCCGGTTGTGCCCGGTCTGTCATGATGATTTCCGCCTTAGCTAATGTGGTCATGGCATTCGTAAAAGGATTTGTGGGGTTTATGACCGGTAGTAAAGTGCTATTAGCCGATGCCTTGCATTCAGGCGCTGATATTATTTGCGGCTTTTTTAGCATATTAAGTTCATGGACGAGCGGCAAGCAAAGCGACCAAAAACATCCTTATGGTTACGGCAAGATAGAATTTTTTGTCGGCATTGTCGTTGGCTTAGTTCTTATTTTTGCCGCGGCTAATATATTTATCCCATCATTTAAAGCCTTCTTTTTAACGCCACCTGTAACGGTTCATGCGCCGCCCTTCATCGCACTCTGGGTGGCACTTCTTTCAATTTATGCCAATATCGTAGTATCGCAGTTGACGCTTTGTGCGGCCAAGCGCGTAAACAGTCCCGCTCTGGATGCGATTTCCGCGGACAACCGCTCGGATGCGTATTCTTCCGTCCCCGTTGCTCTGGCAATTATGGGTGCGCAATTAGGGTTTCCACAGCTTGATTCGATTGGCGCAATTTTTGTCAGTATCATCATCCTCAAAATCGCCGTAACACTGGTTATAAAGAATTACCGGGGCTTAATGGATGCAGCGGCACAGCCTCAAGAGGTCCAAAATATCTCCAAGATTGTAAAGAGCCTGCCTGAAGTAAAAGATATCGGATACCTAAAAACCCGCCTTACCGGCAGGAATATCTGGGTCGATCTCCAAGTGTTGGTGGATGGCAAAAAGACAGTTTCTGAAGCGGATTTGATATGCACGAGAATCCGTTCGGCTTTAATACAGAAAATAAATACTATCGGCAACGTCCAGGTGACATTAAAGCCGGTTTGA
- a CDS encoding chromate transporter, whose translation MMKEDISAQADQLFKQGLFHYTQSKTSEGIKIVTDLWQKAIELYRQIGDQIKVKEVESYFNRLSRNILKKASPESFTKRAKEKSKKLFNDWWVFLKIGCFGVGGPMAVLGLLQEELVNRKKVLDNKDFLEGTVLGDIIPGPVTMDLVTYTGFKLRKWTGAILATVVFILPSFFIMLILAKYYDIYNSIPMVNNIFKCLGAAVVAIIISVGINLGKSEIKDYWGTGILLWSFISFVFFRVDMIIVIFLAGLVGILVEFIPPPPALSTVSEGIMGEVKA comes from the coding sequence ATGATGAAGGAAGATATCAGTGCACAAGCAGACCAACTGTTTAAGCAGGGTTTATTCCATTATACCCAGAGTAAAACCTCGGAGGGGATAAAAATCGTTACCGACCTGTGGCAGAAGGCAATAGAACTCTACCGGCAGATTGGCGATCAGATTAAAGTAAAAGAGGTAGAATCATATTTTAATCGCCTTTCCCGAAACATCCTAAAGAAAGCATCCCCCGAATCATTTACTAAAAGGGCAAAAGAGAAGTCCAAGAAGTTATTTAACGATTGGTGGGTTTTCCTGAAAATAGGCTGTTTCGGGGTAGGCGGTCCCATGGCGGTTCTGGGATTATTACAGGAGGAATTGGTTAATCGTAAAAAGGTTCTGGATAATAAAGACTTCCTGGAAGGGACGGTCTTGGGTGATATCATTCCCGGTCCGGTAACTATGGACCTGGTTACATATACGGGCTTTAAACTGCGCAAGTGGACCGGAGCCATATTGGCAACCGTGGTTTTTATCCTGCCTTCTTTTTTTATAATGCTTATCTTAGCAAAATACTACGACATATATAATTCAATCCCCATGGTAAACAATATATTCAAGTGTTTAGGGGCAGCGGTAGTTGCAATCATAATTTCCGTCGGAATAAACCTGGGCAAAAGTGAGATTAAGGATTATTGGGGAACGGGTATTTTACTCTGGTCTTTTATCTCATTTGTATTCTTTAGGGTGGATATGATTATAGTAATATTTTTAGCCGGGTTAGTGGGTATCCTTGTTGAGTTTATCCCCCCCCCCCCCGCATTATCGACTGTTTCAGAAGGCATTATGGGGGAAGTAAAGGCATAG